The genomic region ATAATGTCCGCCGGCGTTATAACATTCCAGAATCTTGAGACCTGTTCTTCTGAAGGAGTAGAAAACCCTATAAGCTTAAGTAAATTTCATGGCGTCTCGAAACCACGGGAGAGACATAGCGTCAAATCTCCGCCCGCCGCAGCATCGCCTTGACGACCAGAGGGTGAATTCGGCCGACCGGGACCATATAGACGTGGCCGATCCACTTATGAACGAGTACTATGGTCGAGACCACGCACTTCGGAGCGCCGCCTTGCCCGGTTTTCATAACCGAAACGCGCACGTCGAGATGACTGTCGTCGATGCCGAGCAGCAGCTCATTTGCGGTGAGGCCCATAATGGTGAAAATGCCGAGCCTGTCGCCGATCCGGTAAGCGTCCGCCGCTTTGCCAGTCGCGTCGGACATGGAGCCGACGTCTTTTAAGCCGATTTGACGCACGATCCAGTTGCGCAAAGCCATCAGCCATCCAATCCAAGCAGGGGCTGTGCGCGAGGCCCGCAGGAAAATTTCCGTCGGCGTCAGCGCGCCATTGCGCAAGGGGGTGGACCAGGCGTCGTGAAAATCCGCGTGGGCGAGCCATGAA from Methylocystis sp. MJC1 harbors:
- a CDS encoding DUF2867 domain-containing protein, which codes for MNEVLAATTPGESALRSWLAHADFHDAWSTPLRNGALTPTEIFLRASRTAPAWIGWLMALRNWIVRQIGLKDVGSMSDATGKAADAYRIGDRLGIFTIMGLTANELLLGIDDSHLDVRVSVMKTGQGGAPKCVVSTIVLVHKWIGHVYMVPVGRIHPLVVKAMLRRAEI